CTGCAGACGCTGCAGGAGGCCAAGCAGGTCGCCCTCGACAAGACCGGCACCCTCACCAAGGGCAAGCCCGAGCTCACCGACCTCGTCACCCTGCCGGGCTTCGACCGGCTCGAGGTGCTGGCCCTGACCGCCAGCGTGGAGCAGGCGTCCGAGCACCCGGTCGCCCAGGCGATCGTGGACGCTGCCAAGGCGCAGGGCGCCCCCCTAAGCGCCGCCGACGCGTTCGAGGCGGTGCCGGGCTACGGCGTGGAGGGCAGCGTCGCCGGCCGCCTCGTGCAGGTGGGCGCCGACCGCTACATGCGCAGCCTGGGCGTCAACGTGACGGCGTTCGCCAACGAGGCCGGGCGCCTGGCCGACGAGGGCAAGACGCCCCTGTACGCCGCCGTCGACGGCCGGCTCGCCGCTGTCATCGCCGTCGCCGACCCCATCAAGGACTCCACCCCCGCCGCCATCGAGTCGCTGCACACGCTCGGCCTGCGCGTGGTGATGATCACCGGCGACAACGAACGCACCGCCCGCGCCATCGCCAAGCGCCTCGGCATCGACGAGGTGCTGGCCGAGGTCCTGCCCGACGGCAAAGTGGAGGCCGTGAAGGCACTTCAGGCGCAGGGCGGCAAGGTGGCGTTCGTGGGCGACGGCATCAACGACGCGCCCGCCCTGGCGCAGGCCGACGTCGGCCTGGCCATCGGCACCGGCACCGACATCGCCATCGAGTCCGCCGACGTGGTGCTCATGGCCGGCGACCTGCGCGGCATCACCAACGCCCTCGCCCTCTCGCGCAAGGCCATCACCAACATCAAGCAGAACCTCTTCTGGGCGTTCTTCTACAACACCGTGCTCATCCCCGTCGCCGCCGGCGTGCTCTACCCGGCCTTCGGCATCCTCAGCCCCATCCTGGCCGCCGCCGCCATGGGCCTCTCCAGCGTCTTCGTGCTCACCAACGCCCTGCGCCTGCGCAACTTCACGCCCCCCATCACCAGCGCCGCCCACCCGGGCGGCGCGCCGGCAGCGCGGCTGGCCGCCGCGTGACGGCATGACGAACCCAAGTCCCGAAGGAGACGCCATGCAGACCGTACCGCCCACCCTCGGCCAGCTCGTAGGCAGCTTCAAGGGCTCACGTGAGCTGGTCCGCGACCGCCACGCCTTCCTGCAGCGCAGCGCCGGCAAGCACGACCTCCCGAGCCTCGCCGGCCTGCCCATGCTGGGTGTGGGCGGGAGCTGCGGCAAGCCCGCCTTCCAGCTCCCCTACGTGGTGCGCTTCGACGACGCCAAGCTCCAGCGGCTCGAGCAGACCGCCGCGCGCTTCGGCATGTTCGTCGAGTACGGCGCCTACCCCCACCTCAAGCTCGAGGACGGCGGCCAGGAGATCGCCGCCGTGCAGGACTGGACCACGTTGACGCTCGTGTTCCTGCGCCCCTCCTACGACCGCAAGGAGGAGCTGCTGACGGCGATCAGCCAGGCGCTCGCCTGACGCCCCAGGGCGCGAGCCCGGAAAGGACGACACCATGACGACCCAGACCAGAACGCGCGTGGCGGTGAACGGCTACGGCGTGATCGGCAAGCGCATCGCCGACGCGGTGCGCCTGCAGCCCGACATGGAACTAGTGGGTGTCGCCGACGTGGTCGCCGACTACCGCGTTCAGACGGCCGCCCTCCAGGGCATCCCCGTCTACGCCTCCACGCCTGAAGCCGCGAAGGCCATGCGCGCCGCCGGCATCCCCGTGGAGGGCGAGCTGGCCGCGCTCCTGGAGCGCGTGGACGTGGTCGCCGACTGCACCCCCAAGGGCGTCGGCGCCAGCAACCTCGAGCTCTACCGGCGCGCGGGCGTGAAGGCGGCGCTGCAGGGCGGCGAGAAGCACGACGTGACGGGCCACTCCTTCGTGGCGCAAGCCAACTACGCCAGCGCCGTCGGCCGCGACTTCACCCGCGTCGTCTCCTGCAACACCACCAGCACCGTCCGCACCCTGGGCGCACTGCACGAAGCCGGCCTGCTCAAGAAGGCGCGCGGGGTGCTGGTGCGCCGCGCCACCGACCCGTGGGAGTCGGACCACTCCGGCATCATGAACACCGTCGTGCCCGAACGCGTCATCCCCAGCCACCAGGGGCCCGACGCGCGCACCGTCATGCCCGAGCTCGACGTGGTCACCATCGCCGCCAAGGCGGCGCACACCCAGGGCCACGGCCACTTCTGGATCGTGGAACTCACCCGCGAAGCGACCACGGACGAGGTGCTCGACGCCTTCAGGGCCGCGCCGCGCATCGCCCTCATGCACATGGGCGACGGCATCGTCGCGCTCAACAGCACCATCGAGCTGATGCGCGACCTCCACCGCCCGCGCGGCGACATGTGGGAGGTCGCCCTCTGGGAGGACGTCCTCACCGTCGGGGGAAACGAGCTTTACTACAGCTATCAGGTCGACAACCAGGCCATCGTGGTGCCCGAAACCATCGACGCCCTGCGCGCCCTCACCGCCACCGCTGACGCCGACGAGTCGATGCGCCTAACCGACGAGACCCTCGGCCTCACCGACGACTTCCTCAGGCCGCAAGCGCGCCCGCTCGCGCCCGCCGCCCTCACGCCAGACATCGCCCGCGAGGAGGCCAAGTGAACGACCACGATCACCACGACCACCACGGCTCGGCCACGAGCACCGAAGACCCTTGGACCGAGGCGATAGAGAGCGAGCCGCACGTCCGCCACGCTGAGCACGACGCCCAGCTCGCCCACAGTCATCACGCTGGCCACGGCGACCACGCCGTGCACGACGCTCACGGCGCGCACGCCGGCCACGGCGGGCACGACAAGCACGCCGGCCACTCGCCGGAGATG
The Trueperaceae bacterium DNA segment above includes these coding regions:
- a CDS encoding heavy metal translocating P-type ATPase, which gives rise to LQTLQEAKQVALDKTGTLTKGKPELTDLVTLPGFDRLEVLALTASVEQASEHPVAQAIVDAAKAQGAPLSAADAFEAVPGYGVEGSVAGRLVQVGADRYMRSLGVNVTAFANEAGRLADEGKTPLYAAVDGRLAAVIAVADPIKDSTPAAIESLHTLGLRVVMITGDNERTARAIAKRLGIDEVLAEVLPDGKVEAVKALQAQGGKVAFVGDGINDAPALAQADVGLAIGTGTDIAIESADVVLMAGDLRGITNALALSRKAITNIKQNLFWAFFYNTVLIPVAAGVLYPAFGILSPILAAAAMGLSSVFVLTNALRLRNFTPPITSAAHPGGAPAARLAAA
- a CDS encoding type II glyceraldehyde-3-phosphate dehydrogenase, giving the protein MTTQTRTRVAVNGYGVIGKRIADAVRLQPDMELVGVADVVADYRVQTAALQGIPVYASTPEAAKAMRAAGIPVEGELAALLERVDVVADCTPKGVGASNLELYRRAGVKAALQGGEKHDVTGHSFVAQANYASAVGRDFTRVVSCNTTSTVRTLGALHEAGLLKKARGVLVRRATDPWESDHSGIMNTVVPERVIPSHQGPDARTVMPELDVVTIAAKAAHTQGHGHFWIVELTREATTDEVLDAFRAAPRIALMHMGDGIVALNSTIELMRDLHRPRGDMWEVALWEDVLTVGGNELYYSYQVDNQAIVVPETIDALRALTATADADESMRLTDETLGLTDDFLRPQARPLAPAALTPDIAREEAK